The following are from one region of the Capsicum annuum cultivar UCD-10X-F1 chromosome 1, UCD10Xv1.1, whole genome shotgun sequence genome:
- the LOC124891628 gene encoding ribonuclease 3-like has protein sequence MAKTMDRDFWKHEWTKHGYCSSAALPITDYFNGVVMVHNNLIAINNKNNLRDYLAEGGVTPANNYTKQVIITAVQRLVGANNNVYVACKKDSGDIYLKEIHLCLDTALRNFVSCPTANPDQRECGNHTSKIRISV, from the coding sequence ATGGCAAAGACAATGGACCGAGACTTCTGGAAGCATGAGTGGACAAAACATGGTTACTGTTCAAGTGCCGCTCTCCCAATTACGGATTACTTTAATGGAGTAGTAATGGTACATAACAATTTGATCGCAATAAACAACAAGAATAATTTGCGTGATTATTTGGCTGAGGGAGGAGTTACGCCAGCTAATAATTATACCAAGCAAGTTATCATCACAGCTGTTCAGCGTCTGGTTGGCGCAAATAATAATGTCTACGTCGCATGCAAAAAAGATTCTGGAGACATTTATCTCAAAGAGATCCACTTATGCTTGGACACTGCCCTGCGCAACTTCGTTTCTTGCCCTACTGCAAATCCAGATCAAAGAGAATGCGGGAACCACACCTCCAAAATTAGAATCTCAGTCTAG
- the LOC107869215 gene encoding F-box/kelch-repeat protein At3g23880-like has protein sequence MVICGSVCKPLKRQILKWKLKKAPPMLLNFQQIQCVFCHQKSSLKSSPGFGKISVEIQAVDLSYPIEDDSYRLNIVGGCNGLILLANRSIKYLVLWNSTIRKHKNLPEFRPRREEPYYDPVYGFGYDELHHDYKAVCIFYNYTNDFVDDVEVKVYSLKSESWNSVEYFGESFFIKNSGGFYEDTLHSTLSCGWKASLGYSQ, from the exons ATGGTCATTTGTGGCTCTGTGTGCAAACCCTTGAAGAGACAAATACTGAAATGGAAGTTGAAGAAGGCTCCTCCGATGTTACTCAATTTCCAGCAGATTCAATGTGTATTCTGCCACCAGAAATCATCACTGAAATCTTCTCCAGGCTTCGGTAAAATCTCTGTTGAAATTCAG GCTGTTGACTTGAGTTATCCCATTGAAGACGACAGTTATAGGCTCAATATTGTGGGAGGTTGCAATGGGTTGATTTTACTTGCTAATAGGTCCATTAAATATTTGGTTCTATGGAATTCAACAATTAGAAAACACAAGAATTTGCCTGAATTTAGACCTAGGCGGGAAGAACCATATTATGATCCCGTATATGGTTTTGGGTATGATGAGCTCCATCATGATTATAAGGCAGTgtgtattttttataattatactAATGATTTTGTAGATGACGTTGAAGTCAAAGTGTATAGTCTAAAGAGTGAGTCTTGGAATAGTGTTGAGTATTTTGGGGAGTCATTCTTTATCAAAAACAGTGGTGGTTTTTATGAGGACACTTTGCACTCTACGCTTTCTTGTGGATGGAAAGCTTCATTGGGATATAGccagtaa